From Sulfurovum xiamenensis, a single genomic window includes:
- a CDS encoding N-acetylmuramoyl-L-alanine amidase: protein MIRLLLLSFVFLTLTACGKEEAKPAVCTTKPIQPLRIIDKPIDFGPDRIAMTKSYIKSHYGMNVENIEITPKIIMLHWTAEMDFDKSFKRLKPEKLLSDRKDIVKASALNVSSQFMVARDGTIYRLMPENWMARHVIGLNYSSIGIENIGGKDNKIDDLTPEQRQANIDLVMYLKAKYPTIEYLVGHHEYRQMEKTALWLEKDKGYRTVKSDPGEKFMSDIRNGVQCLHLKAPPKGNE from the coding sequence ATGATAAGACTTTTACTACTCTCTTTTGTATTTCTCACTTTGACTGCATGTGGAAAAGAAGAGGCAAAACCTGCAGTCTGTACCACAAAACCTATACAACCACTCCGGATCATCGATAAACCAATCGATTTCGGACCTGACCGCATCGCTATGACAAAATCGTATATAAAATCTCATTACGGCATGAACGTAGAGAATATTGAGATCACGCCAAAGATCATTATGCTCCACTGGACAGCAGAGATGGATTTTGACAAATCATTCAAGCGTTTGAAGCCTGAAAAACTCCTTTCTGACCGAAAAGACATTGTGAAAGCTTCAGCCTTGAATGTATCCTCTCAATTTATGGTGGCACGAGACGGGACCATATACCGTTTAATGCCGGAGAATTGGATGGCACGTCATGTGATAGGACTTAATTACTCCAGTATCGGTATAGAGAACATCGGAGGGAAAGACAATAAGATAGATGATCTGACACCTGAACAGCGTCAGGCCAACATTGACCTAGTGATGTATCTCAAGGCCAAATACCCTACGATCGAGTATCTTGTAGGTCATCATGAGTACAGACAGATGGAGAAGACAGCTTTGTGGTTGGAAAAAGACAAAGGATACAGAACAGTGAAATCTGATCCCGGTGAAAAGTTTATGTCCGATATAAGAAATGGTGTACAATGTCTCCATCTTAAAGCACCACCCAAAGGGAACGAATGA
- a CDS encoding sodium:solute symporter: MNSAFSTLDWGIFFAYFLILTITSVLLSRIKVKNTRDYFVGGNSVPMFAAAMSVLATSQSAATFLGGPEYSYGKDLTFIGFYISAFLAVFFVAKVLIPRFYAIKAVTVYELLEKRYGENAKREAGIMFLIGRLFASGARLYIGALAISMILFLDITSIHVAISISILMLGALAYAYFGGVKSIIFSDIIQAFTYIGAGIAILIYLYMSMHTDLSTIVSTLQSENKLKLLDWSMSGGFSVWTLLGGWLLLNIAAYGLDQDMTQRALTCKSTKEAQNSLMMSIYLTIPVALLFLMIGLLLYLFYQHPEISGLSTEVVQKFDGEKITIFMYYILHEMPEGMRGLVTVGAVAAALSSSNSVLGAMSSVAIEDLYKPWKQKRSNVDEMHFVKAGRNAVLLFAVALSLMAMLSYYWQRYTELPLLSFALGVMAFAYTGLLGVFGAAIFTKRGSATTVPLALFGGFITVLLLQPYVLGAALDLKLGFAWQILAGTFVAFVLMMFGKEKSTSNN; this comes from the coding sequence ATGAACTCCGCATTCAGTACCCTTGATTGGGGGATCTTCTTTGCATATTTTTTAATATTAACTATAACATCAGTACTTTTAAGTCGTATCAAGGTAAAGAACACACGTGACTATTTCGTCGGGGGGAATAGTGTTCCTATGTTTGCTGCAGCGATGTCTGTACTGGCTACTTCACAGTCTGCTGCTACCTTTCTTGGCGGACCTGAGTACTCATACGGAAAAGATCTGACGTTCATAGGATTCTATATTTCTGCTTTTTTGGCAGTTTTTTTTGTCGCTAAAGTGCTGATTCCACGTTTTTATGCGATCAAAGCGGTAACAGTCTACGAATTGCTAGAAAAGCGTTATGGTGAGAATGCAAAAAGAGAAGCGGGTATTATGTTTCTTATAGGACGTCTGTTTGCTTCTGGTGCTAGGCTCTATATCGGTGCATTAGCCATCTCCATGATACTCTTCTTAGATATTACATCCATACATGTTGCTATATCCATCTCGATATTAATGCTGGGTGCATTGGCTTATGCATACTTTGGGGGTGTCAAATCGATCATCTTTTCTGACATCATTCAAGCCTTTACTTATATTGGAGCGGGGATCGCAATATTGATCTACCTTTATATGAGTATGCATACCGATCTGTCTACGATTGTGTCTACCCTGCAGAGTGAAAACAAACTCAAGCTACTTGATTGGTCAATGTCTGGTGGATTTTCTGTTTGGACCTTGCTTGGTGGCTGGCTGCTTCTTAATATCGCTGCCTATGGCCTTGACCAGGACATGACACAAAGAGCATTGACCTGCAAAAGTACGAAAGAAGCCCAAAATTCACTTATGATGAGTATCTACCTGACTATCCCTGTAGCGTTACTTTTTTTAATGATCGGTTTGCTGCTTTACCTCTTTTATCAGCATCCTGAAATTTCTGGTTTGAGTACGGAAGTGGTACAAAAATTTGATGGGGAGAAGATCACTATTTTTATGTACTACATTTTACATGAGATGCCAGAGGGGATGAGAGGACTTGTGACCGTTGGTGCTGTAGCAGCTGCTTTATCCAGTTCCAATTCTGTCCTGGGTGCCATGTCATCTGTAGCCATAGAAGATCTCTATAAACCTTGGAAGCAAAAGAGAAGCAATGTAGATGAGATGCACTTTGTCAAAGCAGGGCGTAATGCAGTGCTTCTATTTGCTGTCGCACTCTCACTTATGGCGATGCTAAGCTACTACTGGCAACGTTACACAGAACTTCCACTACTTAGCTTTGCTCTTGGCGTGATGGCATTTGCATACACAGGCTTACTTGGTGTATTTGGTGCAGCTATCTTTACTAAACGCGGTTCTGCAACTACAGTGCCATTGGCACTTTTTGGTGGATTTATCACAGTACTGCTACTACAACCTTATGTGCTAGGTGCTGCACTGGACTTGAAACTTGGGTTTGCATGGCAGATTTTGGCCGGAACTTTTGTGGCGTTTGTCTTGATGATGTTCGGGAAAGAAAAAAGTACTTCAAATAATTAG
- a CDS encoding alpha/beta hydrolase, translating to MKKFLLSLVLVIPLFATELNLTTEDGFVLHGWLEKPKETKKPMPIVLLAHQFGSDHTSWDMLTMRLLAKGMATLSVDLRGHGKSTMQQGVENSVQMPKNTSEVRTAFDASAPKVGFSKIPQDLIAWLEMIEEDKSLDIQQLYLIGASLGGASLIPVLNDYDAKALISLSAGRSNSSESDMALSSSLAKTYFIATKNDPLGANVNALEYGKKAIAGTTLILPGDGHGTVLLPKVEEYIFLFMELSR from the coding sequence ATGAAAAAATTTCTACTCTCCCTGGTATTGGTCATACCTCTTTTTGCTACGGAACTTAATCTTACGACCGAAGATGGATTTGTGCTCCACGGATGGCTGGAAAAACCGAAAGAGACTAAAAAACCTATGCCTATCGTACTTTTGGCACACCAGTTCGGTTCAGACCATACATCATGGGATATGCTCACCATGAGATTACTTGCGAAAGGTATGGCGACTCTCAGTGTGGATCTGCGTGGCCATGGAAAGTCAACCATGCAACAAGGCGTAGAGAACAGCGTACAAATGCCTAAAAACACAAGTGAAGTGAGAACAGCTTTTGATGCAAGTGCACCCAAAGTGGGATTTTCCAAGATACCACAGGACCTCATAGCATGGCTGGAGATGATAGAAGAGGATAAAAGCCTGGATATACAACAACTCTACCTCATTGGAGCATCACTGGGTGGTGCATCGCTGATCCCTGTATTGAATGACTATGATGCAAAAGCACTCATTTCGCTTTCTGCGGGAAGATCAAACAGCAGTGAAAGTGACATGGCACTATCAAGTTCTCTGGCAAAAACCTACTTTATCGCTACCAAAAATGATCCATTGGGTGCGAACGTGAATGCACTTGAATATGGTAAAAAAGCAATTGCAGGTACCACACTCATACTCCCTGGTGATGGACACGGTACCGTGCTGCTGCCTAAAGTAGAAGAGTATATATTTCTCTTTATGGAGCTGTCACGCTAG
- the hemL gene encoding glutamate-1-semialdehyde 2,1-aminomutase, producing MAYDKSIAAFEEAYKVIPGGVDSPVRAFSGVEGTPPFIQRGEGAYLFDIDGNRYIDYVQSWGPLIFGHADKEIETSVIEAVQRGLSFGAPTTIETELASEIVTLFDSIDKVRFVSSGTEAVMSAIRLARGVTGRENIVKFTGCYHGHSDSLLVQAGSGLATFGSPSSPGVPADLTKHTLLATYNDIESVLKCFEESPDGIACVIIEPIAGNMGLVPADEAFLEELRCLCTNHGALLIFDEVMSGFRASLSGAQGISSVKPDMVTLGKVIGAGMPVGAFGASAQIMAHLSPEGPVYQAGTLSGNPVAMAAGLTSLRKLKSNPSLYVSLGNKAKKLMDGFKKAADASNIPFVTDVRGSMFGFFFSDKPVRNFDDALENDTARFAKFHKGMLDRGIYLACSSFEAGFICAAMTDEMIDETIKAAYEVMAEIA from the coding sequence ATGGCATATGACAAAAGTATAGCAGCATTTGAAGAAGCATATAAAGTGATTCCTGGGGGGGTTGACTCACCGGTACGTGCATTTTCAGGAGTAGAGGGTACACCACCATTCATCCAAAGAGGTGAGGGGGCATATCTTTTTGATATTGACGGGAACAGATATATCGACTATGTACAAAGTTGGGGTCCGCTTATTTTTGGTCATGCAGATAAAGAGATCGAAACATCAGTGATAGAGGCCGTTCAAAGAGGATTGAGTTTCGGTGCTCCTACGACTATAGAGACGGAGCTTGCAAGTGAGATCGTCACGCTTTTTGACAGCATTGATAAAGTGCGTTTCGTGAGTTCTGGAACAGAAGCAGTGATGTCTGCTATCCGTTTGGCTCGTGGTGTGACAGGTAGAGAGAATATTGTAAAGTTCACTGGATGTTATCATGGCCACTCAGATTCACTGCTAGTACAGGCAGGTTCTGGTCTGGCTACATTCGGTTCTCCATCAAGTCCTGGTGTACCGGCTGATCTTACCAAACATACACTCTTGGCAACGTATAATGATATTGAATCCGTACTAAAGTGTTTTGAGGAGTCACCGGACGGTATTGCCTGTGTGATCATCGAGCCTATAGCCGGAAATATGGGTCTTGTACCTGCAGATGAAGCATTTTTGGAAGAACTGAGATGTCTCTGTACAAACCATGGTGCACTGCTTATCTTTGATGAAGTGATGAGTGGATTCAGGGCTTCATTGAGCGGTGCTCAGGGTATTTCAAGTGTGAAACCGGACATGGTGACTCTTGGTAAGGTCATCGGTGCAGGTATGCCTGTCGGTGCCTTTGGTGCATCGGCACAGATCATGGCACACCTTTCTCCTGAAGGGCCGGTCTACCAGGCAGGAACACTTTCAGGTAACCCTGTAGCGATGGCAGCAGGTCTTACCAGTCTCAGAAAGCTCAAATCCAATCCTTCATTATATGTATCACTGGGAAACAAAGCCAAGAAACTCATGGATGGATTCAAAAAAGCGGCAGATGCATCTAACATACCTTTCGTGACCGATGTTAGAGGGAGTATGTTCGGTTTCTTCTTCTCTGATAAGCCTGTCAGAAACTTTGATGATGCGTTGGAAAATGATACGGCAAGGTTCGCCAAGTTCCATAAAGGTATGTTGGACAGAGGTATCTATCTTGCCTGTTCATCTTTTGAGGCAGGATTTATCTGTGCTGCTATGACGGATGAGATGATAGATGAGACGATCAAAGCAGCGTATGAAGTGATGGCTGAAATAGCCTAG
- a CDS encoding AtpZ/AtpI family protein, whose amino-acid sequence MQNNTEEPKFKKVVDAADGLSLGISMVVAVIIGVGIGLGLRNLTGAGWTLWIGVFIGIGAAISNVYKAYAKQKKSLDELANDPRYTYKKEQQDKYDAEDDDA is encoded by the coding sequence ATGCAAAATAATACGGAAGAACCGAAATTCAAAAAAGTGGTGGATGCTGCAGATGGACTCAGTCTTGGTATTTCCATGGTTGTCGCTGTCATTATTGGTGTTGGTATAGGATTGGGATTACGCAATCTTACGGGTGCTGGATGGACACTCTGGATCGGTGTATTCATCGGTATCGGTGCGGCTATCTCTAATGTCTACAAAGCATATGCGAAGCAGAAAAAGTCGTTGGATGAATTGGCTAATGATCCAAGATATACCTATAAAAAAGAACAGCAAGACAAATATGATGCTGAGGATGATGATGCATAG